The DNA sequence TCACTTCATCTATTCTAGTGTTGATGTTACACTGCTGTTTAGTGTCTCGCTAATCTCAATGCCACCAAAATATCCGTGCTGCATGTCAAACAATGAGAGAACTTGAAACAGTAACAAAACTTAGCAGCTTATGTTAGCTCGTGCTAACGTTTTGTTTGCTGGCTAACATTGCTATATTATAGTCCCAGCTAATTAACTGTGAATAGCTTTATTTCGAAACCAACTTTATAATTTCTCAGCCATTTAGCTGTGTTAACTGTACGTGCTGTATAGGTCATAAAGCGTACTTAGATCATTTTTATAATCAgcctctgtctttttttttcaccacaggCTTTGCCATGATAAATTGACCAGCTTTCAACCAGCAGCCGCACACCTTAACCTCAGAGGCCAGGACATCCAGGGACAGTGTGAACATACACATCTTTAAATGGGATGCAAGACGGACTATAGAGGAAACTTAAATTAAACTTGTGCATCAATGGATGAGGAAACGCTTGAAAGCCCACTCCAGGGCACAGAGACTGTGGAAGAAGATGCAGAACAAAACGCAGCGAAGAACAGCTGTAAAGGAGACACTGCAGAAGAGGATATAGGACAAAGGTCAGAGAAGAAGAGCAGTGAAATAGATGAGACATATGAAGCAGTCCCAGAATCCTCAGATGGTGTAAATGCAATAGGAAGCCCCAGCTCTggtcccatgaaagaaaaagcaacagaggagaaagaggaggcgAAGTCTTCTGGTGGTGAGCCTCCTGTTGATTGGTTTGAGCCActtgaagatgatgatgaagatgccGAAAGCAATGATAGAAATGATCCAGAGGAAGAGAGTCTGGCAGGAGAAAGTGAAAGGAGCGAGAGTGTGGGTGGCAGTGAGAGCACCTTCAAAAAGATATATCAGTAGGTTGACTAATGTTGTTCTTACTATCCTTTGTGGTCATGTGATGCTGTTGTAATATTTACTCATAAAGTTGCTTTTTCTCTAACATGCTATAGATCACATAAGCCCCTGCAAGACAGAAAGGTCCAGGTGATCAGACTGTCACATTACTGCCTAACAGATGTACAGTACTGTGGAGAATTCTTGAGCGACGctcattttttaatattttacaaaaaaaaaaaaaaaaaataggaattAGGTGCAGTGAATTTAATGAAATGTGTGAacataaataaagtgttttaaaacagagtttgtaaaattctaacaagcttgaaagttaCAGTTTGGTTTgacaaatttggattcatcactcaaTAAGACTCAAGGTCCACTTCTTGTGTAAATTGGCCTCCACcgttcccttccttaagaatggcgtCTTGACAGCCCACCTATGTGTGTCTGACGAGACTTCAGTGTCACTCAGGTTCTGTTTCAGGTCTTTGCTGaaatttttcctgtttcttaagaaCATGATTTTCAGATTCtctttatgatttttttatgcTGAGACATCATTTGTCTTCtgcttgtccagtttcctcaaaccACTAGTAACAAAGTACCAAAAGGTACAAtttgaaacagttttttttttgtaatttctctgTTATGTGTAGGCAACACTAGCTCATCTCTTGAGTTAATAGTAACCTTTAAAAAGCCTGAAGAAGTATCCCTCAGGACCACTTTATAAAGAAATCCCAAGGACGTCTGGTTTTATGAAAGCAAAGTATAAAGAAATTAGAGATGGCTtatgacttttgcacagtactgtgtaTGTTACAAGCTCTTTTGGTATTACTAGAGTGTATGTGCACGGATTCCTGTGCCCTCAAATAGGATGCAAACTCTAATAGTTAAAATAACTACCAAAATATACCTGCCATGTTATAGAAAACTCtaacttgcattttattttacttgatTGATTACTTTCCTACTGTGAAGTTCAGAGGATCGACATATCTGTGTCACTGTGTAACCGATAGATGAAGCCAGCAATTTGGGAAAGGGTTTAGGTCTTTTGCTGTAATCTGATAATGAGCAGCATTATCTTAAGTATTTTTGGACTAAATTTAGATGCTATGCTGGTGAGCAAGCACAGGATCCACATTTTTACCATTGTTACTGCAGGGCTGGCAGTGGGGATGCATGCGTGCAAAGATGCTGCACAAGCTTTCTGACCATTTTCAGCATGAAGTGTATTTTCAGATATTCAGAGGAGCTACTGATGAAAACAGAGCTTTAAATGTCTTATTAATTTGAGCTCATTTCAAACTTCAATGCAACTTTGCCTCTATCTGTGAAAagaacttttatttattatattattattattactcatCATGTTTCTCAGGGTGATGTATGTGCAGTCTCTTTTGTCTCAATGTGATCTAAACATTTCTAaaatgtttgagtgtgtgtcttCTTTTAAATTCAGGCTTCATGCACCCCGCCGTAAACGATCGCACCCTGATGAGGGATGGGCTGAATGCCCTGCACTGGGGGAGGGCTGGAAGCGCAAAGAGGTCGTTCGGCGCTCAGGATCTAGTATTGGCCAAAAGGATGTATATTACTTAAGGTAAATACGGCCTTGTAGGAATAAAGAATCCACATGTACAGTTGTTGACATATTAATGGTGCTACCTTTTATACTCCTCCTGAAGCGTGCACTGAATATCAAAAGAACATTTCGGGTTTTTTTGTGGTTGTAATTATTTTTCTCCTTTGCAGTCCTCGTGGTGATCGAGTGAGAAGCAGAGTAGAGCTGATTTCAGTGCTGGAAGGACAGGACTTGTCTAACTTTGAGTACAAGACGGGCAAATTCTACGATGGCGAAACACCGCTCCCAAGAATTCGAAACAGAAAGGTGTCGCttggtgtttttctttatattttaagcaTGAAAGCACTGAAGATTTGCACTGCATGACTTAGAGTCAGCTATCCTCACTCTATTATCCTTTAGAGAAAGGTCCGTGAGCGATCGTCCTCAGagtccagctggatggagaggGGAGAGGGGGCAGACACTCCTGACTCCCACCACAGACTAACCCCAAGCCTTGGGTCTAAAAACGCCAGCTCCAATCAGTCAAATGCCCCCTTGAACAGTACAGTGGGATCGCCGAATCAAGGGTCTCACAGTGAGGATCCACCTGCAGAGGATAAAATTAAACTCCCTGGTCCGTCGTCATCTCAGCCGCGTCCGCTCCCTTCCATAAATGGAGAGATCGGGTCAGAGGACAGCATACTGTGAGTCTGTTACTACGTGCAACATAACACCTTAAAAGTGTCAGCTTCTCGTGATAACTTGAGGTTGGGGGGGGTCATCATGTGTGTCTGCAGGATCTGTGCCAGATGTGGCATTTCCTTCACAGGCACGTGGTACGACAAACAAAGAAAGAGGCCCTGCTGTCCCTCCTGTTGGGGTACGTTGGTGCATAAGTGTGTAGAATTATAAGTGAGAGGCAAAACGGCATCACATATATATCTGATATCAAAGGGAAACAGTGGGCTGAAGATGTGGTAAAATATGGATTCTCCTTGTAACATTACCTACAATTTTTTCCCCACTTCCAGCAGCGTCAAAGACAAAAGAACACCCAATGATTCGCTTCAGAAAGGTAATGTGCTGCGTGCAGGAACACATTGTAACTGCTGGACTAATGCTCAAATATTGAAATGCTCttaaattcatttcattttcctttaaaattctgATAAAAAATTGTTGCCATGTGTCATAAAATCCACATTTCTCATGAATGTCATTAAAAAAGCAAACTGTCTTTCTCCTTGTGTCCATGCCACATGTAGTGGATTCCTTGTGGTCAGTGCGTGGGATGTCATAACACCGTCAATTGTGGGCAGTGTGCCAATTGCAAACATGGGCTGCAGAGCCCAGAATCCCGGAGACGCATATGCCGAAAACGCAAATGTATATGTCCTATTCGCAAGGTAAACAGCTACacactgatttttatttatttatatacttttAAATTACTTTAGCATCAATATTGCTTTCTTGTGCATTTGGTATGTTCTTCCAGGGCCCTGGAAGTGGAGGCTTCATGCAGCAGAGGCCTTACAGTGACGTTTCAGAGACATTTGACGACAGCATGAGTTTCCAGGTATAAAGTCTGTATAGTCTGAATTGTTAACACGTTGATTGGCTTCGTTTCCTGTATTTTCTAAAAtgttcatttgattttacaggGTGAAGTTACAGATTCACAGGTAACGCTTTTCTGATCTTACCAAATGTGTTATTTATAGCATCGTGCTGAACAATCATTTTCCTTACTCGTGCTGATGTCGTCTTCACACAGCACCCCAGTCTCAAAAGCAGTGACACGGAGAACTTCTCAGTCAATGTGGATGTTGATGATGAGGATGAGTTGTCAactgatgacgatgatgatgtgAGTGTTTtaggtctttttcttttttaacgtTTGCATAAAGGCATATACCTttaccacacacagacacacggtAGTGACACATTTCATTTAGGCATGTATACATAGTGAAGATGACCTACTGAATTTCAAACTAAGCATGAGAATGGAGACGAAAGGTGACTTTAATGATTTTGAGCAtggcgtggttgttggagcCAGACGGGCTCAACCGAGTATTtcaaaaactgctgatctgctgggattttcccacacaacacACATCTCTAGTATTTACAGAGAATGTTCCAAAAAAAGAGGAACTATCCAGTAAGCGACAGTTCTGTGGGTGAAACTTCtctgttgatgccagaggttaGAGAAGAATGGCCGGGATGCCTTGAGCTGAAGGCAAGTAAGCAGTCTGCACTAGAGCTGCCACGATTCGTCGACTAGTCACGACtattaatagtcgacgcgttgtttgaagctttttaagatcctgaaagacgcaggaatTAGTAGTACGATTTAAGAGTGTagtaacggactgaaacagaagatggcagcaatgcatctacaaggatgccagctgccgttaaacgccgaagaagaagaagctgtgtccgGTATTGTAGCTGTGTCAAAAATTCAggggccgcatttgtaggccgattacgttacagcgacgCAACAAAGACTGTCCAAACTTGAAGACTTCTCCATATGTgaccgacaaatgcgtccttaatttccccagatttgaaggatgggtcgggtatATCCTTTGTGAcacaacctatcccagaattcatagcgtggctcaaccaattccagtttccaacaatggcggcagctacttagttttaatgttactcttattactctttctgggtcacaaaaaaaagttttcagatattttcagacgagaatgtagctgtgtaaacttaaaatatctgctcaatttatcaagacatcgcatatttgcaaaagtgctccgacgtttttggAGACGAGCTGGCCGGGAGGTCAAGGttcaactcccggcacatcgttttcaaaccgtccgtggtctttcgctactcaggtttaacatgatatataagtcacttagataacttaaaaatgttattgtttggcttttttcagtgttttgtttgttcctgagtaaatcggtttgatTAAACACAAGTGTGAGATGGctgagaatttactccagtgtcctgttatattttagatagcaggGAGCAGACGGctaagtttattaaactccaccaagacaatctgcaaatttcattaaaagtttaataaactatcatattatctttatttttagttagcacataccttaaacacttaaagctgtaagctaatgatagttatataagagcagatgcatgctggtgcaataagctgtacgttttacgtccaatggatgcatgatctgattagtcgactaatcgcaaaaataatcagtgactagtcgactatcaaaataatcgtttgtggcagccctagtctGCACAGAGGGAACAGTAACTCAGATGACCACTTGTGACAACCAAGATATTCAGAAAAGGATCCCACAGCACATCAATACTTAAAGCTGATGGCCTACAGCAACATAAGACTGCACTGCATGCCTCCTCTCAGAACATGAACATGGAACTGAGGCTCCCCAGTGAGTCATGATTTCTGCTACAACATTCAGAcagtagggtcagaatttgccttaaacagcatgaaagcatggatccatcctgccttgtatcaacggTTCAGGTTGGTGGTGGTGTTACAGTGTTATGGGGAATATTTTCAGAGCACACTCTaggccccttagtaccaactgaacACCATTAAAAAATCATTGTAAGTGTTGTTGCTGACTGGATAATGCacaatgtcacaaagctcatatCATctgaaactggtttcttgagTTCACTTTACCCAAATGATGTCCAGATAGGGCTCCTGTGAGATGTGGTGAGATGAGACATGTACATCAGGAAGGTGCAGTcaataaatctgcagcaactgtgtgactaGATCATGTCaatgtggaccaaaatctctgaggaatgtttgttgaatctgtgccacaaagaatGAAGGCAGTCCTCAAGGGACAAGGGGGCACAACACAGTACTAAAAAgttgtacctaatgaagtggccagcaATCGTTGaagttttgcagcatttcacAACAGCGACTTCAAGTTCAAGTTGAGTTGAGTGAAAGTTAATTAGTGTTACAGTTCTGTTCATGCTGGTTTTATGTGAACTGCAACGTAACAACTTTTCATGTTAAAAAAGGGACACTTCTTAACAATACACGCAACAACTCCCAGCTGATGTGAGGACTCCTCTCAGGCTGTGATGGGTGGGAGAGAGGTGAATACATTTTAGGAATATATACTCATTGGCCAAGTTTCCATCCACGTTTAGTACAACTTTTAGCAATATTTCCAGaatgtgtaaataaatgcaaacattATTCACAACTGCTATAAAAATATTAGGCTTTAGGTGGATTGTGATCAACAGTTGGGGGCACCAATTCTGCAGACTGGTGTCATTAAACTactgcagaagaagaagcactAGCCGAACCTCAAAGAATGGAAAGCCAATATGGGAAAACACAATGACAtttctgtttgtgctgtttattaattaTAGGAAAGTTACAGCCTCCACATTGTTCCACATCAGTGGGACTGCTGTTTCATTCAGGCTGATTGCAAACAATAACTTTTCTCCCATATAGACAACCTCCCCTGTACCCTGTAGACACCTCAGCACTAGTTGGTTAAAGACTGTCGGAGTCGACTGCACATGCGCTTCCACCGGGGTTTTCTACATGCTGTCTTTTATTGTCTTAAACTTTCTCTTTATTCAACCAGTTAATTAACCAGAATGATTCTTGACATTTAAAAGGGAGACAGTAAACATTgagttttacacatttttacattttggagATTTATCATGGAAATAGAAGTTGTGTAATTCCTAAGACACCTTTTGCCCATAGTAGCCCTTACTTGTCGCATATCTTTGATAAAATTGTGTCTCTATTAGTGATTTCTTCACTGTTGTCTTGTTATTTTGACCCAATTGTGtgaattttcttgttttcagtggcACAAAAAGCGGAAGCGACGTTCCTGTGGAGAATGCAAGGCCTGTCTCTGCAGGAAAGACTGTGGCACGTGTGATTTCTGTATAGACAAGCCCAAGTTTGGGGGCAGCAACAAGAAAAGGCAGAAATGTCGTTTACGGCAGTGTCAGAGGCAGGCAATGGTAAGACTCTGACAGATGCAATTTGTAAAATAGTTTTTCAATGACACTGATTCTTCCAGTATTTATTTAAGTGAATTCCTCTGCTTCTATCTGGCAGAGGCATTTGCTGCCTTTCCAGATGGGACAAGGTGACTACGGACCAGATGGCCCGCTACCGCCAGGCCGGCCTAGACCTCACTACACATACAGTCGCAAGTTAGGTTTAAAGAAAACCAAAGGGTCTCAAATGGGCTATGATTTAAGCGACAATGAAGATGATGACAGTAATTTACAACCAGTGAGTGCCCAACGCCTCTGGTCATTTATTTGGTTTCCTCTTTGCTCATAATGATTATTTTTGAGGTCATTTGGCAGCTACGACTCGATCACCCCATTAATTGTGAACCTGACCTGGCTTTGCTCTGCCGTTGTAGATTAGTTGGAGCTCGTCACCTGTGAGGTCTAGCAAAAACTTTTTTGACACGAATGTGAGAAACCACCAATCATCTATGCAGGTTTGAAATCAGATCTCAGTCTACACATATTTTGACAAATGCCCCTCATCTCAAACAGAAACACGATTTCAACGTAACGCTGTCTTTCAGCAGTTGAATAATTCCGAGTTTGGAGTGCGGAATGGACTGTCAGACGGCGTCCCTCACATCAGCAACCACAGCAACCCCCACCAGGTAAGTTTAACTTAAACAAAAGCGTTGCTCTTTCTGATCCTCACAAAGCGGTTTGCTTCAAATGTCTCACAGCTCTGTTGTAAACTGTTGCGCTTTTCTGGCTGATTGTGTAAAAAGCTATTGCTGACCAATGCCGAACGATGGCACGACTCCTGACTCATCACAAGCCATCAGAATCCTATTTACACTTTCGTATCATAAACACTTACTGGAACCCCGTTTTCTTAAATCTgtggtctttttctttttaacctttGTTTGGTAATGAAGTCTGAACAAGTAAAGTGTATAATGTCAGGGTTGTTGCTTCTTGTTACAGTTCTCGTGGTCCTTTGCTGTTGTTTCAATATTTGAcagcatcatttaaatgaagCTTTTGAGCAGTTTGCCTTTATTGCAGTTTTACAGAATAGAAGCATGAAAGACAGAGGGGTTACAAAATGTAACAATGCCTTCAAACTGGATGGATAAACCAGAGATGTTGCAATGATTCGGTTTGTCTAAAACATTTGGCATGAGGCCACCCACAAAAGTTAATGTGATC is a window from the Pelmatolapia mariae isolate MD_Pm_ZW linkage group LG5, Pm_UMD_F_2, whole genome shotgun sequence genome containing:
- the mbd1b gene encoding methyl-CpG-binding domain protein 1b isoform X1, whose translation is MDEETLESPLQGTETVEEDAEQNAAKNSCKGDTAEEDIGQRSEKKSSEIDETYEAVPESSDGVNAIGSPSSGPMKEKATEEKEEAKSSGGEPPVDWFEPLEDDDEDAESNDRNDPEEESLAGESERSESVGGSESTFKKIYQLHAPRRKRSHPDEGWAECPALGEGWKRKEVVRRSGSSIGQKDVYYLSPRGDRVRSRVELISVLEGQDLSNFEYKTGKFYDGETPLPRIRNRKRKVRERSSSESSWMERGEGADTPDSHHRLTPSLGSKNASSNQSNAPLNSTVGSPNQGSHSEDPPAEDKIKLPGPSSSQPRPLPSINGEIGSEDSILICARCGISFTGTWYDKQRKRPCCPSCWAASKTKEHPMIRFRKWIPCGQCVGCHNTVNCGQCANCKHGLQSPESRRRICRKRKCICPIRKGPGSGGFMQQRPYSDVSETFDDSMSFQGEVTDSQHPSLKSSDTENFSVNVDVDDEDELSTDDDDDWHKKRKRRSCGECKACLCRKDCGTCDFCIDKPKFGGSNKKRQKCRLRQCQRQAMRHLLPFQMGQGDYGPDGPLPPGRPRPHYTYSRKLGLKKTKGSQMGYDLSDNEDDDSNLQPISWSSSPVRSSKNFFDTNVRNHQSSMQQLNNSEFGVRNGLSDGVPHISNHSNPHQEQQNRWDAERAQSAREATKQVVEEDEDELPMITQIFSLADNPVGTGTDAENHLMKLLDSLRSSVLPILWYAIMVEGPQLQLIQCSKQSSMTDTMVLIDPGFFYQVTVQKQPLLPTHPLYDCYPARLTSVTEVVNLLLGLEKYSVCQGMPPNEPLHYKDPIILERSSTCDFLVKKNVGICNNCRALH
- the mbd1b gene encoding methyl-CpG-binding domain protein 1b isoform X2 codes for the protein MDEETLESPLQGTETVEEDAEQNAAKNSCKGDTAEEDIGQRSEKKSSEIDETYEAVPESSDGVNAIGSPSSGPMKEKATEEKEEAKSSGGEPPVDWFEPLEDDDEDAESNDRNDPEEESLAGESERSESVGGSESTFKKIYQLHAPRRKRSHPDEGWAECPALGEGWKRKEVVRRSGSSIGQKDVYYLSPRGDRVRSRVELISVLEGQDLSNFEYKTGKFYDGETPLPRIRNRKRKVRERSSSESSWMERGEGADTPDSHHRLTPSLGSKNASSNQSNAPLNSTVGSPNQGSHSEDPPAEDKIKLPGPSSSQPRPLPSINGEIGSEDSILICARCGISFTGTWYDKQRKRPCCPSCWAASKTKEHPMIRFRKWIPCGQCVGCHNTVNCGQCANCKHGLQSPESRRRICRKRKCICPIRKGPGSGGFMQQRPYSDVSETFDDSMSFQGEVTDSQHPSLKSSDTENFSVNVDVDDEDELSTDDDDDWHKKRKRRSCGECKACLCRKDCGTCDFCIDKPKFGGSNKKRQKCRLRQCQRQAMRHLLPFQMGQGDYGPDGPLPPGRPRPHYTYSRKLGLKKTKGSQMGYDLSDNEDDDSNLQPISWSSSPVRSSKNFFDTNVRNHQSSMQLNNSEFGVRNGLSDGVPHISNHSNPHQEQQNRWDAERAQSAREATKQVVEEDEDELPMITQIFSLADNPVGTGTDAENHLMKLLDSLRSSVLPILWYAIMVEGPQLQLIQCSKQSSMTDTMVLIDPGFFYQVTVQKQPLLPTHPLYDCYPARLTSVTEVVNLLLGLEKYSVCQGMPPNEPLHYKDPIILERSSTCDFLVKKNVGICNNCRALH